A genome region from Vanessa cardui chromosome 24, ilVanCard2.1, whole genome shotgun sequence includes the following:
- the LOC124540194 gene encoding long-chain fatty acid transport protein 1-like, with protein sequence MTEKSEVRFEEAEKYKNLILTSIAVICVFLSWLVRQYPLLLGIITILSVYLLTGDRYQWVYIWKKTFYRDMIGLRVLLVTMFTIWIWERTGTTVVTRWAKVAKKTPDKEAFVMGDRSLTFRQGDEFSNRMAWYFKRQGFKTGEVIALFMETQPEYVFLWLGLAKLRVTTALVNTNLRGAQLIHCLRIAGCKAVVFGDEMADAIKAIQSEIPDIPLFQFNSPERENAPVLQDTIPLAAELNEMTNEPFNDVEPAKPRDTLLYIYTSGTTGFPKAAIITNIRYLLIPLGVHTSGQLVSSDIIYDPLPLHHTAGGVLGAGQCLILGCTVVLRKKFSASNYWTDVAKHKCTAAQYIGEICRYLLTVPPSDNDRAHNVRIVIGNGLRPQIWQEFVDRFGVKRVLEFYGATEGNSNLVNLDSKVGAIGFLSRLVSSIYPLTLVKCDEVTGQILRNENGRCINCGPYEPGLLLGKIDPKKAILTFAGYADKTASEKKMVRNVRVKGDCYFNTGDILEMDYYGYFYFKDRTGDTFRWRGENVSTAEVEGVISNLVGLKDTVVYGVLIPYVEGKAGMAAIADPEKKVDLKKLADGLKTSLPAYARPLFIRILPEPPLTATFKLKKRVLMEQGFNINVHNDPIYFLDQKSGTFTPLTQKLYDDIIQGVIRL encoded by the exons ATGACAGAAAAATCAGAAGTTCGCTTTGAGGAAGCCGAGAAATATAAGAATCTTATCCTGACATCAATCGCTGTAATATGCGTCTTCTTATCCTGGCTCGTTCGACAGTATCCGTTACTACTTGGCATTATTACGATCTTGTCTGTGTATTTATTAACCGGAGATAGATACCAATGGGTGTATATTTGGAAGAAAACTTTTTACAGGGATATGAT AGGCCTACGAGTTTTACTCGTAACAATGTTCACGATATGGATATGGGAACGAACGGGGACAACCGTCGTCACGAGATGGGCCAAGGTTGCGAAAAAGACACCAGACAAGGAGGCGTTTGTCATGGGTGACAGGTCATTGACATTCCGTCaa GGCGATGAATTCAGCAATCGTATGGCGTGGTACTTCAAACGTCAAGGTTTTAAAACTGGAGAAGTTATAGCTCTGTTCATGGAGACACAACCGGAATACGTGTTCCTGTGGCTTGGACTGGCTAAATTGAGAGTAACTACTGCGCTAGTAAATACGAATCTTCGAGGTGCTCAATTGATACATTGCTTGAGGATAGCTGGTTGCAAGGCTGTGGTGTTCGGTGATGAAATGGCGGATG cgaTAAAAGCCATTCAAAGTGAGATACCAGATATTCCTCTATTCCAATTCAATTCACCGGAAAGAGAAAATGCACCGGTATTACAGGATACAATCCCACTGGCCgctgaattaaatgaaatgacgAATGAACCATTTAATGACGTAGAACCAGCTAAACCAAGAGATACACTGTTGTATATCTACACTAGTGGTACAACTGGATTTCCAAAAGCTGCTATCATTACAAACATCAG ATATCTTCTCATACCTCTTGGAGTACATACATCAGGGCAACTCGTATCGTCCGATATTATCTACGATCCCCTGCCATTGCATCACACTGCGGGTGGAGTCCTTGGCGCTGGCCAGTGCCTCATCCTTGGCTGCACGGTTGTGTTGAGGAAGAAGTTCTCTGCCAGCAACTATTGGACTGACGTAGCCAAACATAAGTGCACG gcAGCACAATATATCGGAGAAATCTGCCGTTACTTGCTAACGGTGCCGCCTAGTGATAACGACCGAGCTCATAATGTCAGAATCGTCATCGGTAATGGGCTCAGACCGCAGATATGGCAAGAGTTTGTTGATCGGTTCGGTGTTAAAAGAGTCTTAGAATTCTATGGAGCTACAGAGGGTAACAGCAACTTGG taaACCTAGACTCAAAAGTCGGTGCGATTGGGTTCCTTAGTCGACTTGTATCTTCTATTTACCCACTGACTTTAGTTAA ATGTGATGAAGTGACTGGCCAAATTTTGAGAAATGAAAATGGAAGATGTATCAACTGTGGTCCATACGAACCTG GTCTACTTTTAGGCAAAATTGATCCAAAAAAAGCCATATTAACATTTGCCGGTTATGCTGATAAAACTGCGTCAGAAAAGAAGATGGTGCGAAACGTAAGAGTGAAGGGCGACTGTTACTTCAACACAGGAGATATATTAGAAATGGACTATTACGGATATTTCTACTTTAAAGATCGCACTGGGGATACGTTCAG aTGGCGCGGTGAAAATGTATCCACTGCGGAAGTAGAAGGAGTGATAAGTAATTTGGTCGGTTTAAAAGATACTGTTGTTTATGGAGTTCTG ATTCCATATGTAGAAGGAAAAGCGGGAATGGCAGCAATCGCAGACCCAGAAAAGAAGGTAGATTTAAAAAAGCTTGCAGACGGTCTCAAGACTTCTCTACCAGCTTATGCAAGACCTTTGTTCATCAGGATCCTCCCAGAACCACCCCTGACGGCAACCTTTAAACTAAAGAAAAGGGTGCTAATGGAACAAggctttaatataaatgtacataatgaTCCAATTTATTTCCTTGATCAGAAAAGTGGTACATTTACACCGTTAACTCAAAAGCTCTATGACGACATTATACAAGGTGTAATTAGGCTGTGA